The DNA window AACGACACCACTTTGGCACAGCGATGCCGTGAGGGGGCGTCCACCCCATCAATCTCGGCTCACACAAGTCGGCCGCCGTCCGGCAGATGATCAAAGCCGCCGGCGCAAGGCTCTGGTATCTGCCCCCATACTCGCCCGACCTCAATCCGATCGAGCAGGCCTTCGCCAAGATCAAGCATTGGATGCGCGCGGCTCAGAAGCGGACCATCGAGGAGACATGGCGGCACATCGGCGGCCTCGTCTCCTTAATCCAGCCCAGTGAATGCAGCAACTACTTCGTCAATGCAGGATACGCTTCCGTCAAAACCTGAAAGGCTCTAGGTGTTCAAGGTCCACCCGCTTCCTTGATGGAGGAGGAAACGAGCAGGCTGGAGCACTTCGCCCCAGCCAATTCGGAGGTGGCGGAGAAGGCCGTCTTCCCATCCTCCATGCGCGCCGTGAGGCGTGACCACAGAACGCGGCTCAATAGGCCAACTGTTCATGGCAACATCGAACATCTCGCAACTGGCCGCAATTGCGGTCTGGTTGGCAGTGCAGCGTAGATCGGTGGAGCTATGGCGACCCGGCTGGATCTGACCAGGGCGATCATTCATCTGCTGTGGTTGGATGCCGGTTTGCGACGCAAGCGACTACCCGAAGATCGAGCGGATGGTGCCGCCATCGGCGCGATGGGTCACGCCGTTCATCGCCGGGTTGGTCGCGAGCTGGACGACGCCGCGTCCATGCAGCATCGGATCGATCAGCTTCTGGGTGAGGTTGGAGGGCTGCACCTCGCGATAGAAGTCGCGCAGTGTCTCCTCCACCGTCTTGCCCTGCTGGCGGGCGAGATCGGCGAAATAGGTCTCGACCGACTCGGTCGCCGTGGTGCCGGGCATATAGCTGTTGACGCGCACCGAGGTTCCCCTCGTCAGTTCGGCGAGCGAACGGCCGAGGCCGAGCATGGCGGTCTTCGTCACCGAATAGGGCACCATGTTGCCGATGGAGCGGATCGCCGCCTCCGACGATATGAAGACGATGCTGCCCTCGTTCCGCGCCAGCATGTCCTTCATCACGATGCGGGTGATGCGGACCGCAGTCATGATGTTGTGCTCGAAATACTGGGTCCAGCGTTCATCGGAAACTTCGAAGAAGTCGTTCACGTCGAAGACGCCGACATTGTTGATCAGGAAGGACACCGGGCCGAGGCCACCGGTATATTCGGCCAGCGCCTTCGCTCCCTCGGGCGCCATCAGATCGGCCACGACGCCATGGGCGCGAGGGCCGATCGCCGTGGCCGCCGCTTCTATGCGCTCCTTCGACCGCCCGTTGATCACCACCGTCGCGCCTTCCTCATGGAAGGTGCGCGCGATGGCATTTCCGATCCCGGTTCCGCCGCCGGTGATGATGGCGATTTTACCTTCGATACCAAAATCCATG is part of the Chelativorans sp. AA-79 genome and encodes:
- a CDS encoding SDR family oxidoreductase produces the protein MDFGIEGKIAIITGGGTGIGNAIARTFHEEGATVVINGRSKERIEAAATAIGPRAHGVVADLMAPEGAKALAEYTGGLGPVSFLINNVGVFDVNDFFEVSDERWTQYFEHNIMTAVRITRIVMKDMLARNEGSIVFISSEAAIRSIGNMVPYSVTKTAMLGLGRSLAELTRGTSVRVNSYMPGTTATESVETYFADLARQQGKTVEETLRDFYREVQPSNLTQKLIDPMLHGRGVVQLATNPAMNGVTHRADGGTIRSIFG